Genomic window (Flavobacteriales bacterium):
GTGCGGAAGTCTTCAGCGCCATGGCCCTCAGTCGGCATCAATGGGTCGGCTTCACAGGTGCGCCCTCCACGCAGACCCTGGCCGTGAATTCCCCGTTGCCGGGCAACAACCTGGCCTTGGGCGGCAACCTGATCCATGATGTGGCGGGGCCTGCCAAGCAGAACAGTGTTTTCCTCGATGTGGCCTACCGCATCCGGACCGGTGCTGACACGCGCCTTTCATTCGGGCTCAGCGGAGGCATCAACTTCTTCCAGGCCGACCTGGCCTCGTTGAGCACCGTGGAGGCGGACCCGCACAATGGGAACATCGGCGGGAAAGTGCTGCCCAACTTCGGCTTCGGCCTCTATTGGCATGCACCGCGCTACTATGTGGGGATCAGTGCGCCGAAGTTGCTTGAGAACAAGATCGGCGACGACGGCACCGTGGTGACCAGCCAGGAGTTCAGGCACTATTTCCTCATGGCAGGTTATGTGATCGACATCAACATGGACTTCAAGTTCAAGCCATCGATCATGCTCCGGGCAGTGGAAGGCGCACCGCTCTCTTTGGACGTGAACGCGAATTTCCTGCTGCGCGACCGCGTGTGGTTCGGGGCCATGTACCGCTACGGGAACGGCTTCGGGGTGATGGCCCAGTACCAGGTGAACGAGCAGTTGCGCCTAGGCTATGCGTTCGACATGACCACCACCAAACTGGGCGCATACAATGCAGGCACCCATGAGATCATGATCGGCTACGACTTCAAATTCACCAAGGGACGGACCATTTCGCCGCGGTATTTCTGATGAAACAGACCCTGTGCCGCATCCTTTTTCTGCTTGCGCTACTGGCGCCTGCGGTGCCGGTGCTTGCCCAGAGCGCGGAGGCACACACGCGCATCGCGGACCGCTTCTACCAGCGGATGGCGTACGCCCAGGCGAAGGAGGAGTATAAGTTGGCGGCGGACCTGGGTGCGGTGAACGAACATGTGGTCAAACGCCTTGCGGACTGCTCGATGAAGCTCGGCGATACCGAGGACGGGGAGATCTGGTACGCCCAAGTGGTCAAGTACCTCAACCGCGAACCACTGGACCTGTACATGTATGCGCAAGCCCTGAAGGGGAACGGGAAATATGCCGCGGCCGAAGAATGGATGGACCGCTATCTGGACATGGCGCAGCCCGATGGGCAACCAAAAAAGAGCAACATCTTGGATTTCGCCAAGAAATTCACCGCCAACATGGACCGCTTCACGGTGACCCGCGCCACGGCCAATTCCTCTTTGGACGACATGGGCGTCACCTGGGACGGC
Coding sequences:
- a CDS encoding type IX secretion system membrane protein PorP/SprF, with the protein product MRGARQIFLAVIALIMLGLAPTAKAQQDPMYSQYMFNTLAFNPAYAGSAEVFSAMALSRHQWVGFTGAPSTQTLAVNSPLPGNNLALGGNLIHDVAGPAKQNSVFLDVAYRIRTGADTRLSFGLSGGINFFQADLASLSTVEADPHNGNIGGKVLPNFGFGLYWHAPRYYVGISAPKLLENKIGDDGTVVTSQEFRHYFLMAGYVIDINMDFKFKPSIMLRAVEGAPLSLDVNANFLLRDRVWFGAMYRYGNGFGVMAQYQVNEQLRLGYAFDMTTTKLGAYNAGTHEIMIGYDFKFTKGRTISPRYF